One region of Dehalococcoidia bacterium genomic DNA includes:
- a CDS encoding DUF1616 domain-containing protein, whose translation MTTTKKITACVLMAAILICIAAIVYLAVTTQPSESFSEFYLLGEGGRAADYPSQAAAGQPVSVIVGIVNHEGKPSDYTVQIRENDAIISSIKVGVLNEGQQWEQPVEFSLNQAGEGRRVNFYLYKDNGAVPHIKDPLVLIMKVTEN comes from the coding sequence ATGACCACGACTAAAAAAATAACCGCGTGCGTCCTGATGGCCGCCATACTCATATGCATCGCGGCGATCGTGTACCTGGCGGTCACAACCCAGCCTTCCGAGAGCTTCAGCGAGTTCTACCTGCTGGGCGAAGGGGGCCGTGCTGCCGATTACCCGTCGCAGGCCGCAGCCGGACAGCCTGTAAGCGTTATCGTTGGCATCGTGAACCACGAAGGAAAACCGTCTGATTATACAGTTCAAATCAGGGAAAATGATGCTATAATCAGTTCTATAAAAGTGGGCGTATTGAATGAAGGACAGCAGTGGGAGCAGCCGGTGGAATTCAGCCTGAACCAGGCCGGAGAAGGCCGGAGGGTGAATTTCTACCTGTATAAGGACAATGGAGCTGTACCGCACATCAAAGACCCGCTGGTATTGATTATGAAGGTAACGGAGAACTGA